CAACTAACAATTATGCTATAGAGAGAAGGAAAATTCATGAAATTTGAATACGAATCAAAGTCGAAAGAATACGATGCTAGTGGTGCAGCGTTCGCCACCAAAGTGGTTTTGAGAAACCGAGATGGCGCTTACGTACCCGTCTTTTTGCCCGCCGAAAAAATTGACTTATCAAATACCGAGCTACTTGAGTTAGCTCTGGAAGTCATTTATCAGGAAAATTTCCCTCAACGTGCGGAAAATGAAAAATTTAATGAACTTGATGAAAAAATCAAAGAGTACGAAGCATTAAGTAAAAAAGCTACAGAAACCATCGCTAAGATGGAGGAGCAAATGACGAAACAGAAAGAAGAATCAAGCACCGCGCAAGCAACGTTGATGAGTATTGTTGAAAAATTATACGATAAAAATGTATTGAGTGATGAAGACTTAACTGAAACGCCTGCTCCTGAAACCAAATAATAAATAGAAAGAAGGAAAAAAATATGATAGCAAAATTATTCGCTATTAACGTAGCTAATGGGAACTATCCATTTAAACGAGTCCCTAAAGTTTTGAAGCCAAAAGTTAAAGAGAAAATCGCTACCATGGTAAATGACGATGAACTCTTAGCAAAACTTACACAAGAATAGTTAGGAGTGCGGTATGGTAAATCAAACCGAGCCAGATTTGATAAAATGGATTTTAACGGTATTTATCCCTCTCTCCATTTCAAGTGCGAGTTTCTATTTTACTAGTCAATCACGCGCCTCTCGATTAGAACACAGAATCACTAAATTGGAGGTCGTCGACCATGAAATCGAGAAAATAATTGAAACCCACAACAAACGGCTTGATAAATATCAAGAAGAGCAGAAAATAACTCTAGCTCTGGTCCAAAGAATGGACCATCTTAATGAGAATATCGGGGAGCTAAAAGGAAATATCGAAGAAGTTAAAAAATTAGTAGATCGAAACTTGAGAGGATGACTAATAAAATGATTAATTTTAAATTACGTTTGCAAAACAAAGCTACATTAGTAGCTCTTGTCTCGGCAATATTTCTTATGTTGCAACAATTTGGGCTTCACATTCCGACCAACATTCAAGAGGGAGTAAATACCTTTGTTGGAATTTTGGTTATTCTTGGAATCGTGACAGACCCCACCACTAAGGGGATCGCAGACAGTGGACGAGCATTGAATTACATCAAACCACTAGACGATAAGGAAGAAAAATAATATGAGCGTACAACAATCTATTGTAAACTGGTTTGTTAACCATAGAGGTAAATTGACCTATTCAATGTATGGCAGTCGAAACGGTTCAGACGGTACAGCTGACTGTTCTGGTTCGATTTCACAAGCATTAAAAGAAGCAGGTGTCGGTATTCAAGGACTACCATCAACAGTAACTCTAGGACAACAACTAGCAAACAACGGTTTCTATCGTGTAAGTCGCAATCAAGATTGGGATGCCTTGGCAGGAGACATAATCTTAATGTCATGGGGTGTTGATATGTCACAATCTGGCGGAGCTGGTGGTCACGTTGGTGTCATGATGGATAGTGTAAACTTCATTAGTTGTGATTATTCAACACAAGGAGCAGTGGGTCAAGCTATCAATACGTATCCTTGGAACGACTACTATGCCTCAAACAAGCCTGCATATATCGAGGTTTGGCGTTATGCTGACTCTGCACCGCAAACCAACAACCAAGCTAATACAGCAGTATCACCACAACAGAAGGCTTACTATCAAGCAAACGAGGTTAAATACGTTAACGGTATTTGGCAAATTAAGTGCGACTATTTGGTCCCAGTTGGATTTGACTGGACTGAGAACGGAATCCCTGTTGCAATGGTTAACTGGGTAGATGCTGACGGCAACGACCTCGCAGACGGTGCTGACCAAGATTTCAAAGCAGGCATGTTCTTTAGTTTTGAGGGTGATGAAACTAACATAACAGATACCGGAAATGGTGGTTACTATGGTGGGTACTATTGGCGCCAGTTCGAATTTGGTCAGTTTGGTACGGTTTGGTTATCTTGTTGGAATAAAGATGATTTGGTAAACTACTACCAATAGACCACGCAAACTAAAAAATAAAAAAGGAGTATATAACCTCCCATCACACTGCAGTAGGGATACCATGGCAGTAGTGGTTGAAGCCTCAGCATTTTGCTGGGGCTTTTTTTGTTTGCTTCGTTTTGATATAAATGCTACTACATTAATGGATACAGTTAAATGTTATAGTCTTCGATAAACTCTCTCTCGCCCTGGCTTGAATTAGTCAGGGTTTTCTTTTTAATTGTAGGCTCATTAGCATTTATGTTTCTTTGGATTATTTCAAAATAGAAAATTGAGGATTAGAGAAATGATTGGATTTGTTATTTGGATTTTATCTATATTATTGTTGATATTGATTGGAGCGCTTATATTTTAGGAAGAAGAGGGCAATCGCTCTCTTTTTTTATTTTGCAAAAAACTAAATTTCTTTATCGTAAGTGTTGACAAACTATCTTATATGATATATACTATACATATAAGATAAAGAGA
This region of Streptococcus thermophilus genomic DNA includes:
- a CDS encoding DUF1366 domain-containing protein; this encodes MKFEYESKSKEYDASGAAFATKVVLRNRDGAYVPVFLPAEKIDLSNTELLELALEVIYQENFPQRAENEKFNELDEKIKEYEALSKKATETIAKMEEQMTKQKEESSTAQATLMSIVEKLYDKNVLSDEDLTETPAPETK
- a CDS encoding CD1375 family protein is translated as MIAKLFAINVANGNYPFKRVPKVLKPKVKEKIATMVNDDELLAKLTQE
- a CDS encoding DUF7365 family protein, producing MVNQTEPDLIKWILTVFIPLSISSASFYFTSQSRASRLEHRITKLEVVDHEIEKIIETHNKRLDKYQEEQKITLALVQRMDHLNENIGELKGNIEEVKKLVDRNLRG
- a CDS encoding phage holin, producing MINFKLRLQNKATLVALVSAIFLMLQQFGLHIPTNIQEGVNTFVGILVILGIVTDPTTKGIADSGRALNYIKPLDDKEEK
- a CDS encoding lytic exoenzyme target recognition domain-containing protein, with the protein product MSVQQSIVNWFVNHRGKLTYSMYGSRNGSDGTADCSGSISQALKEAGVGIQGLPSTVTLGQQLANNGFYRVSRNQDWDALAGDIILMSWGVDMSQSGGAGGHVGVMMDSVNFISCDYSTQGAVGQAINTYPWNDYYASNKPAYIEVWRYADSAPQTNNQANTAVSPQQKAYYQANEVKYVNGIWQIKCDYLVPVGFDWTENGIPVAMVNWVDADGNDLADGADQDFKAGMFFSFEGDETNITDTGNGGYYGGYYWRQFEFGQFGTVWLSCWNKDDLVNYYQ